In Staphylococcus lloydii, the following proteins share a genomic window:
- a CDS encoding GNAT family N-acetyltransferase — translation MKKINNELFLIELSISDLKEYYYWKYIDPLQNAKKWNGPYIEEDAYTFNEFKENYIKNQKIYENVLSPLAIKYNNEFIGVVTAYWKDMSSRWLECGIVIYKSTEWEKGIGSQIFSEWVNYLFAKTDANRIGITTWSGNIRMMKIASKIGMIEESRIRKGRLVRGEYYDAIQMGILREEWRIS, via the coding sequence ATGAAAAAAATAAATAATGAATTATTTTTAATAGAATTAAGCATTTCTGATTTGAAAGAATACTATTATTGGAAATATATAGATCCATTACAAAATGCAAAAAAATGGAACGGCCCTTATATCGAAGAGGATGCCTATACATTTAATGAATTCAAAGAAAATTATATTAAGAACCAAAAAATTTATGAAAATGTATTATCGCCTTTAGCTATAAAGTATAACAATGAATTTATTGGTGTGGTAACAGCTTACTGGAAGGATATGAGCTCCAGATGGTTAGAGTGTGGTATCGTTATATATAAAAGTACTGAGTGGGAGAAGGGTATAGGCTCTCAAATATTTAGTGAATGGGTTAATTATCTATTCGCTAAAACTGATGCTAATAGAATAGGTATAACTACATGGTCTGGAAATATTAGAATGATGAAAATTGCTAGTAAGATAGGAATGATAGAAGAATCACGCATACGTAAGGGGAGGTTAGTTAGAGGGGAATATTACGATGCTATACAAATGGGTATCCTAAGGGAAGAGTGGCGAATATCTTAA